The following are encoded together in the Capsulimonas corticalis genome:
- the bioB gene encoding biotin synthase BioB, giving the protein MQIIERLKPLSPTTPTNIDWSAVAARVLAGEPIDRATALAALQAPDAELLPLLAAAYEVRRAAFGNTVQLYYLMNVKSGLCPEDCHYCSQSKISHAEIEKYPMVSREEILAGAQRAVDSKACTFCIVASGRGPTERDLEHVADAVREIKETMNIRVCACLGILKDGQAEQLRDAGADRYNHNLNTSEDFHGSICTTHTHADRVRTVEEIKDAGISPCSGGIIGMGESDEDVVSMAFALRDLEIESIPLNFYIPIPGVPFANKWNLNPRYCLKALAMFRFVNPTREIRIAGGRELHLGTLQPMGLYAANSIFVSDYLTTKGQSAEDDYKMIEDLGFTIVAPPSRT; this is encoded by the coding sequence ATGCAGATCATCGAACGCCTGAAGCCGCTGTCGCCCACGACGCCGACAAATATCGATTGGAGCGCGGTTGCGGCGCGCGTGCTGGCGGGGGAGCCGATCGACCGCGCGACGGCGCTGGCGGCGCTGCAAGCGCCGGACGCCGAGCTGCTGCCGCTGCTGGCGGCGGCGTATGAGGTGCGCCGGGCGGCGTTCGGGAACACCGTCCAGCTTTACTATCTGATGAACGTCAAGAGCGGCCTCTGCCCCGAGGACTGCCACTACTGTTCGCAGTCCAAGATCTCCCACGCGGAGATTGAGAAATATCCGATGGTGTCGCGCGAGGAGATCCTCGCGGGCGCGCAGCGGGCGGTGGACAGCAAGGCCTGCACGTTCTGTATCGTCGCCAGCGGGCGCGGCCCGACCGAGCGCGATCTGGAGCATGTCGCCGACGCCGTGCGTGAGATCAAGGAAACCATGAACATTCGCGTCTGCGCGTGTCTGGGCATCTTGAAAGACGGGCAGGCCGAGCAGCTGCGCGACGCCGGCGCGGACCGCTACAACCACAACCTCAACACCAGTGAGGACTTCCACGGCAGCATCTGCACCACGCACACCCACGCGGACCGCGTGCGGACGGTGGAGGAGATCAAGGACGCGGGGATCTCGCCGTGCAGCGGCGGCATCATCGGCATGGGCGAAAGCGACGAGGATGTCGTGTCCATGGCCTTCGCCCTGCGCGATCTGGAGATCGAATCGATCCCGCTCAACTTCTACATCCCGATCCCCGGCGTTCCGTTCGCGAATAAATGGAACCTGAACCCGCGCTACTGCCTCAAAGCGCTCGCGATGTTCCGCTTCGTGAACCCCACGCGCGAAATCCGCATCGCCGGCGGCCGCGAGCTGCACCTGGGAACCTTGCAGCCGATGGGCCTCTACGCTGCGAACTCGATCTTCGTCAGCGACTACCTGACCACCAAAGGCCAGTCCGCCGAGGACGACTACAAAATGATCGAAGACCTCGGCTTCACGATCGTCGCGCCGCCATCGCGCACGTGA
- a CDS encoding alpha-2-macroglobulin family protein, which yields MRYLPAPRPALLLTGLALLAGAFAATANTPSGEKPLPRPAAKASAAKANPLKAKAMKPNIDLYVYRRSYTPGEPAQMRLSGFNTPAVQFAAYRLDLESIVKSSKTLEDFGKTLKAVNLSGRTPAAAWRFPMGKTFPDQWAERAVNLPKLAPGAYLMQARAGGVEKRTWLVVTGAALLAKRARRELLVYATDAASGKPLANVALALTDENGARPGGVTNGDGVLRIPIADAKGNLWIHGTAPMGPVYAVTSEPAAPEPYAIYTVTDRPIYRPGHQIQYKATIRERLETPGADGLPYRVYAHRPAVVEIRDATDSLIERRDVTTDAHGALSGDFPLAAEPALGEWHLNVSIGDFHAYSQFTVEAYRKPEMTAAVKIDKTHYLGGATIPVTIDAQYFYGKPVTGATVKYSVTFGGGNAEPPYSAQGVTNSQGQLRLDIATKRLPTNRMLGVNATVTDLSRRSITAFAETQVTGGLFQITVEPERQTYKPGARIAAVVEATDYDDNPIKTHVKVRAIESKEDRQHRPYEEVTTREIDTDAKGHGVAYFSSPRPASLRLTAEAFDSEHDKITAESDVEVATPPKHIPIEEPTLEVNCDRDQYRPGDVALLTMSGSLSHRPYIAATKTAPARPAHREAWALVTVEGDRLGRAQVVHWTGASTVLRVPLTLADYPSVSVNVAVIQDHQLYEQQTRLPVRRDDRKLAVLVTSDKPQYRPGDTATYTVSTRDSKGRPTSANVSLGVVDASIYAIQADGAPEMESFFYGAQEVRIQTDFSFAAQYSGGGYQTVPAPMAGTPGTGNIRLRRQFADTAYWSPTVITGADGTAKVSFTVPDNLTTWRATARAISDQTAVGSTTEDATATQPFLARLALPRFYVEGDEAVVSAIVQNYTATERTVRAHIDAHGAVLTGDADQTVRIPPSSSRRLDWRARVTDRAAVRFTVAADGGADAQDAVENTVPAFPDGLKTVTASASALADDSAKETVDLAGLPKGATVTLTLSPSLASAALDALEYLKTYPYGDTEQTASALIPDIAITQALRSLPAGRAVPSSVMRDVSLGLQKVYRYQHPDGGWNWWEFDQTDGDMTAYVLSALVRAKTAGYTVDNQRILRGTDALIHLLGTQQDISTRADWLAALAEARPGDAAKPLAALFPLRDHLDTYGLASLCLALARIDDPSSRAMALAIAAELDEKATVRGRSAYWTAGEGGYSWRNDNVTVTAHVLRALLTARPHDERIPGAVRWLMASRNGAAWGSTRSSAEALLALAQFMGQTRELTPNYTAHVLLDGDLVQQLTATPASVFGAPLTVTLTPERLQNHTTLTVDKQGAGVLYLSRVVASLTPPDKAKAEAHGISVLRRFRFAMEDPSQAASIASGEVIDVEVEINADADYRYVVIEDPVPAGCQIESGGGDGRQSYPVDFCEGGNAGYVRQEIRDSKVVFFFDNLPKGRTRLTYRLDAETPGRYRILPDIASLTYFPEVRGNSGLATVQIGEAP from the coding sequence ATGAGATATCTTCCCGCTCCCCGCCCAGCGCTCCTGTTGACCGGGCTGGCCCTCCTCGCCGGCGCATTCGCCGCGACCGCGAACACGCCGTCAGGGGAGAAGCCTCTTCCCCGCCCGGCGGCGAAGGCTTCCGCCGCGAAGGCCAATCCGCTGAAGGCGAAGGCTATGAAGCCGAACATCGACCTTTATGTCTACCGGCGCTCTTATACGCCCGGCGAGCCGGCGCAGATGCGCCTGAGCGGATTCAATACGCCCGCCGTGCAGTTCGCGGCGTACCGGCTGGACTTGGAATCGATCGTCAAGAGCAGCAAAACGCTGGAGGACTTTGGGAAGACGCTGAAGGCGGTGAACCTGTCCGGGCGGACGCCGGCGGCGGCGTGGCGGTTTCCCATGGGAAAGACGTTTCCCGACCAGTGGGCGGAGCGCGCGGTCAATCTGCCGAAGCTTGCGCCCGGCGCGTATCTGATGCAGGCCCGCGCGGGCGGCGTTGAGAAGCGTACGTGGCTGGTGGTGACTGGCGCCGCGCTGCTCGCGAAGCGCGCGCGCCGGGAGCTTCTGGTGTACGCGACCGACGCCGCGAGCGGGAAGCCGCTGGCGAATGTCGCGCTGGCGCTGACCGACGAAAACGGCGCCCGCCCCGGCGGGGTGACGAACGGCGACGGCGTGCTGCGCATCCCCATCGCCGACGCGAAGGGCAATCTCTGGATCCACGGGACCGCGCCGATGGGGCCGGTCTATGCGGTCACGAGCGAGCCGGCCGCGCCGGAGCCCTACGCCATCTACACGGTCACGGATCGTCCGATCTACCGGCCGGGCCATCAAATCCAGTACAAAGCGACCATTCGGGAGCGGCTGGAGACGCCGGGCGCGGACGGCCTCCCGTATCGCGTTTACGCGCATCGGCCCGCCGTCGTGGAGATTCGCGACGCCACGGACTCGCTGATCGAACGGCGCGATGTGACGACCGACGCGCACGGCGCGCTCAGCGGCGACTTCCCACTGGCGGCCGAACCGGCGCTGGGCGAATGGCATCTGAACGTTTCGATCGGAGACTTCCACGCCTACAGCCAGTTTACCGTGGAGGCGTACCGAAAGCCGGAGATGACGGCCGCCGTCAAGATCGACAAGACGCATTATCTGGGCGGGGCAACCATCCCCGTGACCATCGACGCCCAGTATTTCTACGGCAAGCCGGTCACCGGCGCGACCGTCAAATACTCCGTCACGTTTGGCGGCGGAAACGCCGAGCCTCCCTACAGCGCGCAGGGCGTCACGAACTCTCAGGGACAGCTGCGTCTCGATATCGCGACCAAGCGGCTGCCGACCAACCGAATGCTGGGCGTGAATGCGACCGTCACCGATCTCAGCCGCCGCTCCATCACGGCGTTCGCGGAGACACAGGTCACCGGCGGCCTTTTTCAGATCACCGTCGAGCCGGAGCGGCAAACGTACAAACCCGGGGCGCGGATCGCCGCCGTTGTGGAGGCGACGGATTACGACGACAATCCCATCAAAACGCACGTCAAAGTCCGCGCCATCGAAAGCAAGGAAGACCGTCAGCATCGGCCGTACGAAGAAGTGACGACGCGAGAGATCGACACCGACGCCAAAGGACACGGCGTCGCTTACTTCTCCTCGCCACGCCCCGCGTCGCTGCGGCTGACCGCCGAAGCGTTCGACTCCGAGCATGACAAGATCACCGCCGAGAGCGACGTGGAGGTCGCGACGCCGCCCAAGCATATCCCCATTGAGGAGCCGACGCTGGAGGTGAACTGCGACCGCGACCAATACCGCCCCGGCGATGTCGCGCTGCTCACGATGTCGGGCTCGCTCTCGCATCGGCCCTATATCGCCGCCACCAAGACCGCGCCCGCGCGGCCGGCGCACCGCGAAGCCTGGGCGCTGGTGACGGTGGAGGGAGACCGATTGGGACGCGCGCAGGTCGTGCATTGGACGGGGGCAAGCACCGTGCTGCGCGTACCGCTAACCCTCGCGGACTACCCCAGCGTGTCGGTCAATGTCGCGGTCATCCAGGACCATCAGCTTTACGAGCAGCAGACACGTCTGCCGGTGCGGCGCGACGACCGGAAGCTGGCGGTCTTGGTCACCTCGGACAAACCCCAGTACCGGCCCGGCGACACCGCGACTTACACTGTCTCCACGCGGGACAGCAAAGGACGGCCCACGAGCGCCAACGTGTCATTGGGAGTGGTGGACGCCTCGATCTACGCCATTCAAGCGGACGGCGCGCCGGAGATGGAGTCGTTCTTTTACGGCGCCCAGGAAGTGCGGATCCAGACGGATTTCTCCTTCGCCGCGCAGTACAGCGGCGGCGGGTACCAGACCGTTCCGGCTCCCATGGCGGGAACTCCAGGAACCGGCAATATCCGCCTGCGCCGTCAGTTCGCGGACACGGCGTACTGGAGCCCCACGGTCATCACGGGCGCCGATGGGACCGCGAAGGTCTCCTTCACGGTTCCGGACAACCTGACCACCTGGCGGGCGACGGCGCGGGCGATCTCGGATCAAACAGCGGTCGGGAGCACGACCGAAGACGCAACCGCCACCCAGCCGTTCCTGGCGCGCCTGGCGCTGCCCCGCTTCTATGTGGAAGGGGACGAGGCGGTGGTGAGCGCGATCGTCCAGAACTACACCGCCACTGAGCGGACGGTGCGCGCCCATATCGACGCGCACGGCGCCGTGCTGACAGGCGACGCGGACCAGACCGTGCGGATTCCGCCCTCCAGCTCCCGACGCCTAGACTGGCGCGCCAGGGTGACGGATCGCGCCGCCGTGCGCTTTACGGTTGCCGCCGACGGCGGCGCCGATGCTCAGGACGCCGTGGAAAACACCGTCCCGGCGTTCCCGGATGGCCTGAAGACCGTCACGGCGAGCGCCTCCGCGCTCGCCGACGATTCCGCGAAGGAAACGGTGGACCTCGCCGGCCTGCCGAAGGGCGCGACGGTCACGCTGACCCTGTCGCCGTCCCTCGCGTCCGCCGCCCTGGACGCCCTCGAATACTTGAAGACATACCCGTACGGCGACACGGAGCAGACGGCGAGCGCGCTGATCCCGGATATCGCCATCACGCAGGCGCTGCGCTCGCTCCCGGCGGGGCGCGCGGTCCCAAGCAGCGTCATGCGCGATGTCAGCCTGGGATTGCAGAAGGTCTACCGCTACCAGCATCCCGACGGCGGCTGGAACTGGTGGGAGTTCGACCAGACCGACGGCGATATGACGGCCTATGTCCTTTCGGCGCTGGTTCGGGCGAAGACGGCGGGATATACCGTGGACAATCAGCGGATCCTGCGCGGGACCGATGCGCTGATCCACCTTCTCGGCACGCAGCAGGATATCTCCACCCGCGCCGACTGGCTGGCGGCGCTCGCCGAGGCCCGGCCCGGCGACGCGGCCAAACCGCTCGCCGCCCTCTTCCCGCTGCGCGATCATCTGGATACCTACGGCCTGGCTTCGCTCTGCCTCGCCCTCGCCCGGATAGACGATCCGTCCTCGCGCGCCATGGCCCTCGCCATCGCGGCCGAGCTGGACGAAAAGGCGACCGTCCGAGGGCGGAGCGCCTACTGGACGGCGGGCGAAGGCGGATACAGTTGGCGCAACGATAATGTGACCGTCACCGCGCATGTCCTGCGCGCCCTGCTGACGGCTCGTCCCCACGACGAGCGCATCCCCGGCGCCGTTCGATGGCTGATGGCGAGCCGCAACGGCGCCGCCTGGGGATCGACCCGCAGCAGCGCCGAGGCGCTGCTCGCCCTCGCGCAGTTTATGGGACAGACTCGGGAGCTGACGCCGAACTACACGGCGCATGTGCTGCTGGACGGCGATCTTGTCCAGCAGCTGACCGCAACGCCGGCGAGCGTCTTCGGCGCCCCGCTGACCGTGACGCTCACTCCCGAGCGCCTTCAGAATCACACGACCCTGACCGTGGACAAGCAGGGCGCCGGCGTCCTTTATCTCTCGCGCGTCGTCGCTTCGCTGACTCCGCCCGACAAAGCGAAGGCCGAGGCGCACGGGATCTCCGTCCTCCGCCGGTTCCGATTCGCCATGGAAGATCCCTCGCAGGCGGCCAGCATCGCCTCCGGCGAGGTGATCGATGTGGAGGTGGAGATCAACGCCGACGCCGACTATCGCTATGTCGTGATCGAGGATCCCGTGCCGGCAGGCTGCCAGATCGAGAGCGGCGGGGGCGACGGCCGGCAGTCCTACCCCGTCGATTTCTGCGAAGGCGGAAACGCCGGCTATGTGCGCCAGGAGATTCGCGACAGCAAAGTCGTCTTCTTCTTCGACAACCTGCCCAAGGGGCGCACGCGCCTGACGTATCGTCTCGACGCCGAAACGCCGGGCCGCTACCGGATCCTGCCCGACATCGCTTCCCTGACGTACTTCCCCGAAGTGCGCGGCAACAGCGGCCTGGCGACGGTCCAGATTGGAGAAGCCCCATGA
- a CDS encoding AMMECR1 domain-containing protein, with translation MRCTRPLQQAVCALFTIIAIQTIAPAAPLPPVPANATLADPAARRYVLALARRAFDAYAATRTVIDPPSPIPAFLRARGGVFVSTMLPSGAPRTCMGTLYPTQPTLAEEIVENAAASAGRDRRFPPVSVKELAGLNLIVSIVGTPRAISQSAAERLDPVTDGLAVKYEDRYGVVLSGESPHRENMIAWGRARAGAEPNAAVEFFQIHDLRFMESQFP, from the coding sequence ATGAGATGTACTCGGCCACTTCAGCAAGCAGTATGCGCCTTATTTACGATAATTGCGATACAAACAATTGCGCCTGCCGCTCCCCTGCCGCCTGTTCCCGCGAACGCGACCCTGGCCGATCCCGCCGCGCGGCGTTACGTTCTGGCGCTGGCGCGGCGGGCGTTTGATGCGTATGCGGCGACGCGGACAGTGATCGATCCGCCATCGCCCATCCCAGCGTTTCTGCGCGCGCGCGGCGGCGTGTTCGTGAGCACGATGCTCCCGAGCGGGGCGCCGCGCACGTGCATGGGGACTCTTTATCCCACGCAGCCGACGCTGGCGGAGGAGATCGTGGAGAACGCGGCGGCTTCGGCGGGGCGGGACCGGCGGTTCCCGCCCGTCTCCGTGAAGGAGCTGGCGGGATTGAATTTGATTGTGAGCATCGTCGGAACGCCGCGCGCGATTTCCCAGAGCGCGGCGGAGCGGCTCGATCCGGTGACGGACGGGCTGGCGGTGAAGTATGAGGATCGCTACGGCGTGGTGCTTTCCGGAGAATCGCCGCACCGCGAGAACATGATCGCCTGGGGGCGCGCCCGCGCCGGAGCGGAGCCGAACGCCGCCGTTGAGTTCTTCCAGATCCACGATTTGCGTTTTATGGAGAGCCAGTTCCCATGA
- a CDS encoding 6-carboxyhexanoate--CoA ligase, which yields MSGEILYSVRMRAALGGAHEDGGAHLSGAERLVFASETEAAAAALIARALSRGVPPDFVRLTVERVDAVALARVPVLPLTTIPAPDPTQARRVAEGLLRDAGVSPSAVACAFHSLQNGFGAENASLRGAAIFDLLTGDRLDPPTARGVRATHFDYAPGARDAVAARLAARGLTHFRTLDALAVATKVLWSGARAELCWSDEPEYVAGYVAAPACGYTRFPYFKPTGARGGRVFFVDRDRWEDVRDCLERAPVWVEA from the coding sequence GTGAGCGGGGAAATCCTCTACAGCGTGCGCATGCGGGCGGCGCTGGGCGGCGCGCATGAGGACGGCGGCGCGCATCTTTCGGGCGCGGAGCGATTGGTCTTCGCATCGGAAACGGAAGCCGCCGCCGCCGCGCTGATCGCCCGCGCTCTCTCGCGCGGTGTTCCGCCCGACTTTGTGCGCCTGACCGTGGAGCGTGTGGACGCGGTCGCGCTCGCCCGCGTCCCCGTACTTCCGCTGACGACCATCCCCGCGCCCGATCCCACGCAGGCGCGCCGCGTCGCCGAGGGCTTGCTGCGGGACGCAGGCGTGTCGCCCAGCGCTGTCGCCTGTGCCTTCCATAGCCTGCAAAACGGCTTCGGGGCTGAGAACGCCTCCCTGCGCGGCGCCGCGATCTTCGATCTCTTGACCGGCGACAGGCTCGACCCGCCGACGGCCCGAGGCGTCCGCGCCACCCACTTCGACTATGCGCCCGGCGCGCGCGACGCCGTCGCCGCCCGGCTCGCCGCGCGGGGCCTCACCCATTTCCGCACGCTCGACGCCCTTGCCGTCGCCACCAAAGTCCTCTGGTCCGGAGCGCGGGCCGAGCTCTGCTGGTCCGACGAACCCGAATACGTCGCCGGCTACGTCGCCGCTCCGGCCTGCGGTTACACGCGCTTCCCCTACTTCAAGCCCACCGGCGCTCGCGGCGGCCGCGTATTCTTCGTGGACCGCGATCGCTGGGAAGACGTACGCGACTGCCTGGAGCGCGCGCCGGTCTGGGTAGAGGCGTGA
- a CDS encoding alpha/beta fold hydrolase yields the protein MTVQVGETQTFLMDRGAGAPTLLLHGSPDSSHMWRPLIEALPSGRRYIAPDLPGYGLSTAPEDFDYSLESQTKWVDGLVAALEIETPVNLVVHDFGGPFGLAWAATYPEKVRRIVIFNTNFFSDYHWHSWAQMMRAPIVGEAMMAINSEKVFTQTIAKTAPRLPAEHIAETFRLYTPAVRRHILRLYRATDPKNFRGWENKLRAAIARTPTMVLWGDQDPFIEPRYAEKFGAERVEHFQEYSHWLPVEAPQEIARRLDEFFQEA from the coding sequence ATGACGGTGCAAGTTGGGGAGACACAGACATTTCTCATGGATCGCGGAGCCGGCGCGCCGACGCTCTTGCTCCATGGCAGTCCCGATTCCTCGCATATGTGGCGTCCTTTGATCGAAGCGCTGCCCAGCGGGCGCCGATACATCGCTCCAGACCTGCCAGGCTACGGCCTGTCCACGGCCCCCGAGGATTTCGATTATTCGCTGGAAAGTCAAACGAAATGGGTGGACGGTCTGGTGGCGGCCCTGGAGATCGAGACCCCGGTCAACCTCGTCGTCCACGACTTTGGCGGCCCGTTCGGCCTGGCGTGGGCGGCGACCTATCCCGAGAAGGTCCGGCGGATCGTCATCTTCAACACCAATTTCTTCTCAGATTATCACTGGCATTCGTGGGCGCAAATGATGCGCGCGCCGATCGTGGGCGAGGCGATGATGGCGATCAACAGCGAGAAAGTATTTACGCAGACAATCGCCAAAACCGCGCCGCGCCTGCCGGCGGAGCATATCGCCGAAACGTTCCGGCTTTACACGCCCGCCGTGCGCCGGCATATCCTGCGCCTGTACCGCGCCACCGATCCGAAAAACTTCCGAGGCTGGGAAAACAAACTGCGCGCCGCGATCGCGCGCACGCCGACGATGGTGCTCTGGGGCGACCAGGACCCATTCATCGAGCCGCGCTACGCCGAGAAGTTCGGCGCGGAGCGCGTGGAGCACTTCCAGGAGTACAGCCACTGGCTGCCGGTGGAGGCTCCGCAGGAGATTGCTCGGCGGCTGGATGAGTTTTTTCAGGAGGCGTAA